The Armatimonadia bacterium DNA segment GGCAACTGGTTCTCCGCCGACGCGAAGCTGAGCCTTGACCCCGCCACCCAGAGCCTGATCGCCCATTACCTCAGCCGCAGCCAGTTCTTCCGCGCTCCGGCCGACCTGCCAAGAGATCGCAACGGCACCTACTATGACTGGACAAGCCTCTCGCGCGACGGTCTCTGGGCTCTGGGCGAGGCCTACCGACCGAACCCCGGCGACTGCGCCTGCGGTGCGCCCTACTGGCCCCGCTCGGTAGCCCTGTGCCGCCTGTCGACGCACCGCGTGACGCTGCTCACCTCAGATGACAAGACCGCAGCCAGCCAACCCCGCTTCTCGCCGGACGCAAGCCACATCGCCTACGTGGCGCGCTATCGTCTGTCCGAGGAGGGCGATAGCGAGACCTCTGAGCCCAAGTACCAGCACCTGCGACTGCTCACCCCGGATGGGTCGGTACGCCAGCGTCTTGCCCCGGAGGCCGGGCACGTCAGCAACTTCGAGTGGCTCGACAACCGGCGGATCGTCTACACCAACAGCCAGCCGGTCAAGCCACCCGCGGCGCAGTCGAACCAGTACTGGCGAGATGCCCAGCAACTGGCCGTCGTGAACATCGCCACCGGATCGCGGACCGGCCTCACCGCCGGCGACTTCCACCATCGGTATCTCGATTGCCACGGGAATCGCTTCCTGGTCGCCGAGTCCCTCCCCGGCTACGGGCCCTGGAAGGACTGCAAGGCCGATCTGTTCGTGATCACGCCACGAGGGTAGAGACAGGCTAAGGCCTTGGCCCGCAAGGCCACGGAAACGCTGGGGCCTGGCGACGGGGTGATCTCGCACCCTCGCATCGCCAGGCCCCTTTGCATGTTCGGCCTGTCCAGACTTCCCACTGACTAGATCGGCTTACGCCTGCGGAGCCACCACAGTAGCAGCACCACCGGCACCCAGAAGATCGCCGTCGCCAGGATCCAGCCGAAGGCGCGTCCGGAGTTCTCGAGCACACGCTGCAGGAAGGCACCCGGCCCGGCGGTCTCCGTGATCGTGAGGTCGAGGACCGCAAGGTGAGTGTCCCTGCTCAGTCCCTCCAGCCGTCCCTTCTGGGCCTGGTTGTTCTGGCGCAGGTCCAGGATCTGCTGATACAGCTCCCGTCGCTTCGCGGGATCGGTCTCCTTCTCGTACTTCGCAACGAGCTCGTCCTCGCTGGCGCCTAGATCCCGGATCCCCGCGCCTCGGTTGTAGTACTCCTCAGTTCGGTCCTCGGTCTGGCCCTTCAGTTGCACCACGTGACCGAGCTCCCGCAACTGCGCCACCACACCGTCGATCTGGTCTACCGGCACCCTGGCCGTCAGGTGTCCCTCGCTACGCCCGGAGTCTTGCACAGTGAGGCTCTCATTCGCGATGAACCCGCCGGCCTTCTGGATCAGGGCCCGTGCCCGGTCGAAGGCATCCTCGACCTTCTCGGTCTCGATCCACATCTGTCGACTGATCATCTGCTGACGCTCACCTGAGGTATCGCGCCAGGGCCGTGCAGGCACCCCTTCTTCTTGGTATCCTTCCTCGGACAGGACCACACCATCGGCCCGGCGCCCACTCACCGGCGGTACGCCGGCCGGGCCCGCTGCAGTGCCCCACGCCCGCGAGACCGGACTCAGGGGCTTTTTCACTGCAGGCGACGGCGCCTCAGGTGCTTCGGCCGCATCCATGCCCGCGTGGGTACCGGCTTTGAGACCCGCCTTCGCGAATACCCCCGTCTGGGTCAGCATGCTCATCCCCACGCCCGAGACCACGACCACCAACAGCAGCCCGGCGGCGACGCTTGCATAGCGGGAGAGCTGGTGACCCCAGGTGCTTGGCGCTGTTCGCTTCTCGGCGTCACGCAGGGCACGGACGCACCGCTGCGCAAGATCCGCCGGTGGATTCTCCGTTGGGAGGTTCTCCATTACCTCGTCAAGGGGCGACTCTGAGTTGTCCCTCTTCTCCTGTTCCATCCTCCTGCGCCTCCTTTCCCAGGGACGGCTGAAGCATGACCCACAGCTTCTTGATGGCCTTGTACAGCCGCCACCGAATCGTACCCGCCTCCACACCTTCCGCCTCGGCGATCTCCACCGCAGACACTCCGGCGAAGTACCGGAGCGCAACCGTGCGACGGTAGGGCTCTGGGAGCCGACCCACTGCCTCGCAGATCACATCCGCCCTCTGACGCAGCAAGGCCAACTCCTCCACCGTCGGGTCGGCTGCAGGGAGATCGTCCTCAATCTCGCCGACCACTTCCTGTCGTCCCTGCCGGCGTCGCCAGTCTCGCTGGCAGTTCAGAGCCACACCATACAGCCACGTCTCGACCGTTGACCGTTCCTCGAAGCGATCTATGCTCTCGTAGGCGGCCACGAAGGTCTCCTGCGTGAGGTCGGCGGCTGCTTCTGGATCGGCGGTTGCCCGAAGGTGCAGGTTATACACTCGTCGGTTCTGCTCAGTGACAAGGCGGTCCCAGGCGGATCGCTCGCGCTGCTTGAGCCGCCGCACCCGACTTGCCGGTTCCACCCTTCCGAAGAGGTTCATCCGCGATCATCCCCTCCTCAAGGGCCGCTGGTGACTGGACCTGGTCATGGCGACCTCCCTGGACCTGCCCGGAGCCCGAGCCTCCCGGCCTCCGGTGCGGTTCTCTGACGTCCGGCTTCCAACCTGGCAACGCGCGTCAGTAGCTAAGTGGTCCACGCGCACCGAAACGTTGGTGGTTTTCGGAGCGACTATCGTGAAGCGCAGCTAACCCGCTGCATGCTTCCACGGCTCTCCCTTCCTCCTGTTCGCTACTGGAAGGGTCCGTCCTGCCCTGTAACGAGTGGCTAAAGCCTTTCTCCAGAGGGTATGAGTCAGGAGGGAGGAGCGTCTGCACGGCGAAGGTTTACTGTAACACAACCACCCACGGGCTCTGGAGGTGTCAGGGATGAACTCCACGCGGATGGTCTGTCTCGGTCTGTGTCTCCTCGCGGCAACCGCCCTCGCACAGGAAGCGATCTGGATTGAGGGCGAGACCCCCACTCGCTCCAAGGTCTTCAAGCACGGCTGGTACAGCAGCGTCAACAAGGAGCTCCTCTCCGGCGGGGAGTGGATCTCCAACTACAGCAACGACCCCGAGGCCTGGGCGGAGTATCGCTTCCCGGTGAAGACCGGCGGCGACTACACTCTCTGGGTGCGCTGTAACCCCATCAACACCTCCCTGGAGTACTCGCTCGACGGCGCTCCTGCAGCCGCCCTCGACCTTGCCAGCGATCCACGCGGTCGGGTCCTGATCTCTGCTACGCCCGACATTCGCGCCCTGGCCTGGTTCAAGGTCGGGCCACTGGCTCTGCCCACAGGCGAGCACTCCTTGCGCTTCACCTTCACCTCGCAGGAACGCCACCACGGAGGCATCGACTGCCTGTGCTTGGTCAACTACGCCTGGGTGCCCACGGGTCGGGGGAAACCTGCCGGGGCGAGCGAGCCGCTGGCTGCCCTGCGACCGCCGGAGCCCGCACCCACGGCGACCGGGCAGCCTGCTCGACCGGCCGCTCCCCGGGTCGCAGCACCGAGGGTCCTTTCCGGTCTGGGCTCCTTCGTGTGGATCGAGGGCGAGGACGCCGTGGCCAGCAGCTTCGTCAAGAACAGTTGGTACAGCGGCGTTCGGCGGGAACTGCTCTCCGGTGGCGACTGGCTCTCGAACTATGCCGACTCCCCGGGCGGCGCGCAGTGGCAGTTCACAATCGACGAGGCCGGCGACTACACCTGGTGGCTGCGCTGCAACCCAACGCGGTCAGCTCTCGCCTACAGCCTCGACAACGGTCCCCTCACCACGCTGGACATGACCGCCGATCCGCGGGACCGCATCAACCTGGTCGAGGCCCTCGACCACCGATTCATGGCTTGGTTCAAGCTCGGCACGGTCAAGCTGACGACGGGGCCTCACAACATCAAGATCGTGCTCTTCGGCGACCTCAAGAACAGTGGCGGCATCGACTGCCTGTGCTTCGTCAACTTCCCCTGGGCGCCCTCAGGCGTCGAGAGACCCAAA contains these protein-coding regions:
- a CDS encoding sigma-70 family RNA polymerase sigma factor, coding for MNLFGRVEPASRVRRLKQRERSAWDRLVTEQNRRVYNLHLRATADPEAAADLTQETFVAAYESIDRFEERSTVETWLYGVALNCQRDWRRRQGRQEVVGEIEDDLPAADPTVEELALLRQRADVICEAVGRLPEPYRRTVALRYFAGVSAVEIAEAEGVEAGTIRWRLYKAIKKLWVMLQPSLGKEAQEDGTGEEGQLRVAP
- a CDS encoding DUF4349 domain-containing protein — its product is MEQEKRDNSESPLDEVMENLPTENPPADLAQRCVRALRDAEKRTAPSTWGHQLSRYASVAAGLLLVVVVSGVGMSMLTQTGVFAKAGLKAGTHAGMDAAEAPEAPSPAVKKPLSPVSRAWGTAAGPAGVPPVSGRRADGVVLSEEGYQEEGVPARPWRDTSGERQQMISRQMWIETEKVEDAFDRARALIQKAGGFIANESLTVQDSGRSEGHLTARVPVDQIDGVVAQLRELGHVVQLKGQTEDRTEEYYNRGAGIRDLGASEDELVAKYEKETDPAKRRELYQQILDLRQNNQAQKGRLEGLSRDTHLAVLDLTITETAGPGAFLQRVLENSGRAFGWILATAIFWVPVVLLLWWLRRRKPI